From a single Streptomyces sannanensis genomic region:
- a CDS encoding DUF4913 domain-containing protein: MPDSSAPVGLAEDVEDLKAQLRALAKQVKALTPVAAPHDDQSQLDEDPARDEPEDAERQFPPFILLLDSPEYEDELRALVEWVECVLVPGYLAEASADARWCHQWTDHPVAVARLHALWLSWQELTDPASCGYTGPSVWHRDHYDPCMRELRASTGPFQGCTKGEHQVAHRMPSLVPSAWTSTE, from the coding sequence GTGCCCGATAGCTCCGCGCCCGTCGGGCTGGCCGAGGACGTCGAAGACCTCAAAGCGCAGCTCCGAGCGCTGGCCAAGCAGGTCAAGGCACTCACGCCGGTCGCCGCCCCCCATGACGACCAGAGTCAGCTGGACGAAGACCCCGCCCGGGACGAACCGGAGGACGCGGAGCGGCAGTTCCCCCCGTTCATCCTGCTCCTCGACTCACCCGAGTACGAGGACGAATTGCGGGCCCTGGTCGAGTGGGTGGAGTGCGTCCTCGTACCCGGCTACCTCGCCGAGGCATCCGCCGACGCCCGCTGGTGCCACCAGTGGACCGACCACCCTGTTGCCGTCGCCCGCCTCCACGCCCTCTGGCTGTCCTGGCAGGAACTCACCGACCCCGCCAGCTGCGGGTACACCGGACCCAGTGTGTGGCACCGAGACCACTACGACCCCTGCATGCGCGAACTGCGGGCCAGCACTGGCCCCTTCCAGGGTTGCACGAAAGGCGAGCACCAGGTTGCACACCGGATGCCGTCCCTCGTCCCCAGCGCCTGGACCAGCACCGAGTAG
- a CDS encoding type IV secretory system conjugative DNA transfer family protein translates to MMTESDRNWLAGGIGTGGAVILAASTWSGAALGALVTGQDVVGLSPLTVLRMVRDWSSVWGASPVASGIGALIFDLAAIALLVWGIRLALRWFYNPLHLATLHQVRDLTPKHAAITATRLRRSLKGTEPKQIEPRDRGVLLGDHMTSCVELRGSDEDTYVAIMAPRAGKSTALAIPIAMEAPGALLLTSNKADVYAATYSDRRRAGSTWVFDTQAVAQTERAMWWDMLAEGETPERAERLASHFTNQISSEAADPFWSQSANDLLVGFFRAAWHDGASIKDVMKWVADPQEKAPLRILYQHEPVLAEQVEGSIAIAEETQSGIYQNARTALSGLRDEQVLTWVMPDQHRDRFDPEEFSLTRDTLYLLSKKGGTASAVVAALADAVFTAASETGERHGGRLPEPMRAVLDEAANICKIGDLPDLYSHLGSRGITPYVILQSYRQGVKAWGEVGMDAMWGAATKKIIGAGVDDPKFVSDIATLIGQHTVHRGSYSKSRDGGSKSWSEQREQIREAADVRAMSKGTALLLSTGMPIAQIRLRPWYLEDSMKHIGPEKDYEEYAITKRAIAAHDARKAARSAR, encoded by the coding sequence ATGATGACGGAATCCGACCGCAACTGGCTGGCCGGCGGCATCGGCACGGGCGGTGCCGTCATCCTGGCCGCCTCCACCTGGTCCGGCGCGGCCCTCGGCGCCCTGGTCACCGGCCAAGACGTCGTCGGCCTGTCCCCGCTCACCGTGCTGCGGATGGTCCGCGACTGGTCCTCGGTGTGGGGAGCTTCACCCGTTGCGTCCGGCATCGGCGCCCTCATCTTCGACCTGGCCGCCATCGCGCTCCTGGTCTGGGGCATCCGCCTCGCGCTGCGCTGGTTCTACAACCCGCTCCACCTGGCCACCCTTCATCAGGTCCGCGACCTCACCCCCAAGCACGCCGCCATCACCGCCACCAGGCTCCGACGCTCCCTGAAGGGCACCGAGCCCAAGCAGATCGAGCCGCGCGACCGGGGCGTCCTTCTCGGCGACCACATGACCAGCTGCGTCGAGCTCCGTGGCAGCGACGAGGACACTTACGTTGCGATCATGGCCCCCCGCGCAGGCAAAAGCACCGCGCTCGCCATCCCGATCGCGATGGAAGCCCCCGGCGCTCTGCTGCTCACTTCCAACAAGGCCGACGTCTACGCCGCGACCTACTCCGACCGCCGACGCGCCGGAAGCACCTGGGTGTTCGACACCCAGGCCGTCGCGCAGACGGAGCGGGCCATGTGGTGGGACATGCTCGCCGAAGGCGAGACCCCGGAGCGCGCCGAACGCCTCGCCTCCCACTTCACCAACCAGATCAGCTCGGAAGCAGCCGACCCCTTCTGGTCCCAGTCCGCCAACGACCTCCTTGTCGGGTTCTTCCGCGCGGCGTGGCACGACGGCGCCAGCATCAAGGACGTCATGAAGTGGGTCGCCGACCCACAGGAGAAGGCGCCGCTGCGGATCCTCTACCAGCACGAGCCGGTCCTCGCCGAGCAGGTCGAGGGCAGCATCGCCATCGCGGAAGAGACCCAAAGCGGCATCTACCAGAACGCCAGAACCGCGCTCTCTGGCCTGCGCGACGAGCAGGTGCTGACCTGGGTGATGCCAGACCAGCACCGGGACCGCTTCGATCCCGAGGAGTTCTCCCTCACACGAGACACCCTGTACCTGCTCAGCAAGAAGGGGGGAACAGCCAGCGCGGTCGTCGCCGCGCTCGCCGACGCCGTGTTCACTGCCGCGTCCGAGACCGGCGAGCGGCACGGCGGCCGGCTGCCGGAGCCGATGCGCGCCGTCCTGGACGAGGCCGCGAACATCTGCAAGATCGGGGACTTGCCCGACCTCTACTCCCACCTCGGTTCGCGAGGGATCACCCCCTACGTGATCCTCCAGTCCTACCGGCAGGGCGTGAAAGCCTGGGGCGAGGTCGGCATGGACGCCATGTGGGGCGCGGCCACGAAGAAGATCATTGGCGCTGGCGTGGATGACCCCAAGTTCGTCTCCGACATCGCCACCCTCATCGGCCAGCACACCGTCCACCGCGGCAGCTACTCCAAGAGCCGCGACGGCGGCTCGAAATCGTGGAGCGAGCAGCGCGAACAGATCCGGGAGGCCGCCGACGTCCGCGCTATGTCCAAGGGCACCGCCCTCCTGCTGTCCACCGGCATGCCGATCGCCCAGATCCGGCTCCGCCCCTGGTACCTGGAGGACAGCATGAAGCACATCGGCCCCGAGAAGGACTACGAGGAGTACGCCATTACCAAGCGCGCCATCGCGGCCCACGACGCCCGGAAGGCGGCGCGCAGTGCCCGATAG
- a CDS encoding ATP-binding protein codes for MAKPPQLQSPRRTPTPPRPDGQAQAQKAERQRRRRLFAPRSGWGGRFGGRVPVEDTGTVYTGPSHQAGGVYPFLLGAGLPPRGVPVGRDVLTGELVCIDPAGWVGKLTTNSGVWVMSQPGAGKSALVKRILLFYSAFGFMPVVPGDVKGEYTALIQGLGGSVVRIGDGSGRLNPLDSGPLKKRVWALPAAERGVLLDVLNSRRLETLGALLATKHGLGRAADEIQRSALTCAVQLAADAVPGDDPIVPDVITVLRQAPEPLRNRLAADGSSYAALTRSVIAGLDNLVSGPLKGLFDGPTTHTLDIAAPAVSVDISALRARGQDILSAGMIATWAYTYSSIDAARTTGLMKRRLVLPMDEMWRALRSGPGLVDSMDSITRLSRGDGDISILVTHSLLDTEALPTEEDRAKARGLMDRCDTWIIGASTEEELMRVTGKRQLTEQERMMITSWSSATSTGLDTGDAVHPGRGKYMIKIGTRPGIAAASELTATEARLYHTDPKAAERR; via the coding sequence ATGGCCAAACCACCGCAGCTCCAGAGCCCCCGCCGGACCCCGACCCCGCCCCGCCCGGACGGGCAGGCCCAAGCCCAGAAGGCCGAACGCCAGCGCCGCCGCCGACTCTTCGCCCCCCGGTCCGGCTGGGGCGGCCGGTTCGGCGGCCGAGTCCCGGTCGAAGACACCGGCACCGTCTACACCGGCCCCTCCCACCAGGCCGGCGGCGTCTACCCTTTCCTCCTCGGCGCAGGCCTCCCACCCCGTGGCGTGCCCGTCGGCCGGGACGTGCTGACCGGGGAGCTGGTGTGCATCGACCCGGCCGGCTGGGTCGGCAAGCTCACCACCAACAGCGGCGTGTGGGTCATGTCGCAGCCCGGCGCCGGGAAGTCCGCGCTGGTCAAACGCATCCTGCTGTTCTACTCGGCGTTCGGCTTCATGCCCGTCGTGCCCGGAGACGTCAAGGGCGAGTACACCGCCCTGATCCAGGGCCTTGGCGGCAGCGTCGTCCGCATCGGCGACGGCTCCGGCCGACTCAACCCCCTGGACAGCGGGCCACTCAAGAAGAGGGTCTGGGCCCTGCCTGCTGCCGAGCGCGGCGTCCTCCTCGACGTCCTCAACTCCCGCCGCCTGGAGACCCTCGGCGCGCTGCTCGCCACCAAGCACGGCCTCGGCCGCGCCGCAGACGAGATCCAACGCTCCGCGCTGACCTGCGCGGTGCAGCTGGCCGCCGACGCCGTCCCAGGCGACGACCCCATCGTCCCCGACGTAATCACTGTCCTTCGGCAGGCCCCCGAACCGCTCCGCAACCGGCTCGCCGCCGACGGATCCTCCTACGCAGCCCTGACCCGCTCGGTGATCGCCGGCCTCGACAACCTGGTGAGCGGCCCGCTCAAGGGCCTGTTCGACGGGCCCACCACGCACACGCTCGACATCGCCGCCCCGGCGGTCTCGGTGGACATCTCCGCCCTGCGGGCCCGCGGGCAGGACATCCTGTCCGCAGGCATGATCGCCACCTGGGCCTACACCTACTCCAGCATCGACGCCGCCCGCACCACCGGCCTGATGAAGCGCCGCCTCGTCCTGCCTATGGATGAAATGTGGCGCGCGCTGCGCAGCGGCCCGGGCCTGGTGGACTCCATGGACTCCATCACCCGCCTCTCCCGCGGCGACGGCGACATCTCCATCCTCGTCACCCACAGCCTCCTGGACACCGAAGCCCTCCCTACCGAGGAAGACCGCGCCAAAGCCCGTGGCCTGATGGACAGGTGCGACACCTGGATCATCGGCGCCTCCACCGAGGAGGAGCTCATGCGGGTCACCGGCAAACGCCAGCTCACCGAGCAGGAACGCATGATGATCACCTCCTGGTCGTCGGCCACGTCCACCGGCCTCGACACCGGCGACGCCGTCCACCCCGGACGAGGCAAGTACATGATCAAGATCGGTACGAGGCCCGGCATCGCGGCCGCCTCCGAGCTGACCGCCACCGAAGCCCGGCTCTACCACACCGACCCCAAGGCGGCTGAACGCCGATGA
- a CDS encoding IS1182 family transposase: protein MGEWAGETVGPDVWETCRELIPAGSVFAFLAEHRGALFPAETFEDMYPSANGRPSMPPQILAAAITLQALNGLSDFETVQELRCDLRWKAACGLGLHDMAFDPSLLAYFRRRLARSVRPNRVFETVREVVKATGVLKGKHRRALDSTVLDDAVATQDTVTQIIAAVRAVIREVPGAAEVAAVQCTAHDYSDPGKPRIAWNDEQARATLVDALVSDALRLLGHLPEQELGEKAANAVGILALVAGQDVEPAEDSDGRDGRWRITRGTAQDRMVSTVDPEARHIHKTRTHQQDGFKAHLAIEPETGLYTAVALRPGSGPEHHEATVGLDLLAEEDGPVDAFGDTAYSTGEARQALEDAGHRLFLKPAPLRAAVPGGFTLDDFAIDTAAATVTCPAGHTVPLSDPGGQHHQRKAAFGKLCAGCPLRERCTKAKAGRILTIRPHHDLLAAARRQAATDPDWQADYRRWRPPVERAVAWLVHHGNRKLRYRGTIANDTWLHTRAAALNLRRLINLGLTRTGDTWHLAPATG, encoded by the coding sequence ATGGGGGAATGGGCCGGGGAGACGGTCGGGCCGGATGTGTGGGAGACCTGCCGGGAGTTGATCCCGGCAGGCAGTGTGTTCGCGTTCCTGGCCGAGCATCGCGGCGCGCTGTTCCCGGCGGAGACGTTCGAGGACATGTACCCGTCGGCGAACGGGCGGCCGAGCATGCCGCCGCAGATCCTGGCCGCGGCGATCACGCTGCAGGCCCTTAACGGGCTGTCGGACTTCGAGACGGTCCAGGAGTTGCGGTGTGACCTGAGGTGGAAGGCCGCGTGCGGGCTGGGCCTGCACGACATGGCGTTCGATCCGTCGCTGCTGGCCTACTTCCGGCGCCGGCTGGCCCGCTCGGTGCGGCCGAACCGTGTCTTCGAGACGGTGCGCGAGGTGGTGAAGGCCACCGGTGTCCTCAAGGGCAAGCACCGGCGGGCGCTGGACTCCACGGTGCTGGACGATGCGGTCGCCACCCAGGACACCGTCACCCAGATCATCGCCGCCGTCCGCGCGGTAATTCGCGAGGTCCCCGGGGCCGCTGAGGTGGCAGCCGTGCAGTGCACCGCGCATGACTACAGCGACCCGGGCAAACCAAGGATCGCCTGGAATGACGAGCAGGCCCGCGCCACGCTTGTTGATGCCCTGGTCAGTGACGCGCTCAGGCTGCTCGGGCATCTGCCCGAGCAGGAGCTGGGCGAGAAGGCCGCGAATGCCGTTGGCATCCTGGCCCTGGTCGCCGGGCAAGACGTCGAACCCGCCGAGGACTCCGACGGCCGCGACGGGCGCTGGCGCATCACCCGTGGCACCGCGCAGGACCGGATGGTCTCCACCGTCGACCCCGAGGCCCGGCACATCCACAAAACCCGCACCCACCAGCAAGACGGCTTCAAGGCCCACCTGGCCATCGAGCCGGAGACCGGGTTATACACCGCCGTCGCCCTGCGGCCCGGCAGTGGCCCAGAGCACCACGAGGCCACCGTCGGCCTGGACCTTCTCGCCGAGGAGGACGGGCCGGTGGACGCCTTCGGCGACACCGCCTACTCCACCGGCGAGGCCCGCCAGGCCCTCGAAGACGCAGGGCACCGGCTGTTCCTCAAGCCCGCCCCGCTACGGGCGGCCGTCCCCGGCGGCTTCACCCTGGACGACTTCGCCATCGACACCGCCGCCGCCACGGTGACCTGCCCCGCTGGACACACGGTCCCCCTGTCAGACCCCGGCGGACAGCACCACCAGCGCAAGGCGGCCTTCGGGAAACTGTGCGCCGGATGTCCCCTGCGCGAGCGGTGCACCAAGGCCAAGGCCGGCCGCATCCTGACCATCCGCCCACACCACGACCTGCTCGCAGCCGCCCGCCGCCAGGCCGCTACCGACCCCGACTGGCAAGCCGACTACCGCCGCTGGAGACCACCGGTCGAACGCGCCGTCGCCTGGCTCGTCCACCACGGCAACCGCAAACTCCGCTACCGCGGAACCATCGCCAACGACACCTGGCTCCACACCCGAGCCGCCGCCCTCAACCTCCGCCGACTGATCAACCTCGGACTCACCCGCACCGGCGACACCTGGCACCTCGCCCCGGCCACCGGATGA
- a CDS encoding SCO6880 family protein produces MTAHGVPDGLRIEGFRQRRSGVGNLSKGAIMMAAAALTFDALLSTTHPATLLVTLPVTLAVIGLAAARRHGMSALAYYRAAVAWKLATRAESTNFRKVLLPHPYALDLPGVAASTTLVAAHDPTTGRQVGVVHDRVTGYMTVSSLLAPGGSLMAPTDTVRGNLRTWSSVLDAMSTEEQIKGATVTIQITPGAGEALGDDIAARRDPDAPALAQAVVDELVRTAPRATASVASWMSVTVDPSATATPPTDLPGQVAETLRVVDGLDLSGTGTDIVRRATDIDLRRLVRSAYDPSCFTARDEEFADLSWGECGPVAADDLWEEYAHDGAVSLSYVLREMPKRPIAYSVLLPFLSPGRFPRRITITYRVLDPHEGEAVLEREISNAAQRAEATAQVKGRAKWSQKADYARAEKAAAQVAGGAQVVDWTLMVTVTALRAADLPAARQELDRAVKATRSLRMRPAYGAEAAIFAAGLPVGYNPLVR; encoded by the coding sequence ATGACCGCGCACGGAGTACCCGACGGGCTGCGCATCGAAGGCTTCCGGCAACGCCGCTCCGGCGTGGGTAACCTCTCCAAGGGCGCCATCATGATGGCGGCCGCTGCCCTCACCTTTGATGCCTTGCTCAGCACCACCCATCCGGCGACCCTGCTGGTCACGCTCCCGGTGACGCTGGCCGTGATCGGCCTGGCCGCCGCCCGCCGGCACGGCATGTCCGCCCTGGCCTACTACCGCGCCGCCGTGGCCTGGAAGCTGGCCACCCGAGCGGAGTCCACGAACTTCCGCAAGGTGCTGCTGCCGCACCCCTATGCCCTGGATCTGCCCGGGGTGGCGGCCTCCACCACCTTGGTCGCAGCCCACGACCCGACCACCGGCCGCCAGGTCGGCGTCGTCCACGACCGCGTCACCGGCTACATGACCGTCTCCTCTCTCCTCGCCCCCGGCGGCAGCCTCATGGCTCCCACCGACACCGTCCGCGGGAACCTCAGAACCTGGTCGTCGGTGTTGGACGCGATGAGTACGGAGGAACAGATCAAGGGCGCCACCGTGACGATTCAGATCACCCCCGGCGCCGGCGAGGCCCTCGGCGACGACATCGCCGCCCGCCGCGACCCCGACGCCCCCGCGCTCGCCCAGGCCGTCGTCGACGAACTCGTCCGCACCGCACCGCGGGCCACGGCCTCGGTCGCCTCGTGGATGAGCGTGACCGTCGATCCGTCCGCTACCGCCACCCCGCCGACAGACCTGCCCGGACAGGTCGCTGAGACCCTCCGGGTGGTTGACGGCCTGGACCTCTCCGGAACCGGCACAGACATCGTCCGCCGCGCCACCGATATCGACCTTCGCCGCCTGGTTCGCTCCGCGTACGACCCCTCCTGCTTCACCGCCCGGGACGAGGAGTTCGCCGACCTGTCCTGGGGTGAGTGCGGTCCCGTCGCGGCCGACGACCTGTGGGAGGAGTACGCCCACGACGGCGCCGTCTCCCTCTCCTACGTGCTGCGCGAAATGCCCAAGCGGCCCATCGCCTACAGCGTGCTGCTGCCCTTCCTCAGCCCAGGTCGCTTCCCCCGCCGGATCACCATCACGTATAGAGTCCTCGACCCCCACGAAGGAGAGGCCGTCCTGGAGAGGGAAATCAGCAACGCGGCACAACGAGCCGAAGCCACCGCCCAGGTCAAGGGCCGCGCGAAGTGGAGCCAGAAAGCCGACTACGCCCGCGCGGAGAAGGCCGCCGCCCAGGTGGCCGGCGGCGCGCAGGTCGTGGACTGGACCCTCATGGTCACCGTCACCGCCCTCCGGGCCGCAGACCTACCCGCAGCCCGCCAGGAGCTCGACCGCGCGGTGAAGGCCACCCGATCTCTGCGGATGCGGCCCGCGTACGGCGCGGAGGCAGCGATCTTCGCCGCCGGACTCCCGGTCGGCTACAACCCCCTGGTCCGTTGA
- a CDS encoding ISL3 family transposase — MQTDALFWGPLVFEGIDDVEVEAVTAAFGTIEVVARGHAGGASCPDCGRFSGRVHDRYQRTLRDLPLADQGFVIRLTVRRFICGSAGCPRRTFAEPFSRLTVPHSRFTTRLNRALERVGLALAGRAGARLAAQLGFGAGRMTLLRRVMALPDPRFSTPRVLGVDDFAIRRGQTYSTVLTSVEDHRVVDVLPTREAGPLAAWLDRHPGVEIICRDRASAYAEGARRGAPDALQVADRFHLWQGLGRAVETCVAAHRDCLRNPMPSGILPQDTPPASARPQNDAEPVGRRAERKKAAHALVHEMLAQGHSRRAIARHLGWGLNTVLRYANAARWQDTIRENRPRPSRLDPYKPYLERRFTEGCTSVTRLHGELVAERAPVTYGMVRAHIATLRGAPSAASRRPPTVRQVTGWLTRHPAALSEEDRVGLKDVLARCPELDTAAGHVRDFGEMLTGRLGATLPVWIDAVDASQLPGLTGFALHLLRDLDAVTAGLTLDWSSGSIEGAVNRIKKIKRQLYGRAGFELLRKMILLQ, encoded by the coding sequence ATGCAGACCGACGCACTGTTCTGGGGCCCGCTGGTGTTCGAGGGGATCGACGATGTGGAGGTCGAGGCGGTTACGGCCGCGTTCGGCACGATCGAGGTGGTGGCGAGAGGTCACGCAGGTGGCGCTTCATGTCCGGACTGCGGCCGCTTCTCGGGCCGAGTCCACGACCGTTACCAGCGCACGCTGAGGGACCTTCCACTGGCTGACCAGGGCTTTGTGATCCGGCTGACGGTCAGGCGCTTCATCTGCGGGTCGGCGGGCTGCCCACGCCGGACGTTCGCCGAGCCGTTCTCCCGGCTGACTGTCCCGCACTCGCGGTTCACCACGCGGCTCAACCGTGCCCTGGAACGGGTGGGGCTCGCCCTGGCGGGGCGGGCCGGCGCTCGGCTGGCGGCCCAGCTGGGCTTCGGTGCGGGACGGATGACCTTGTTACGCAGGGTCATGGCACTGCCCGATCCGCGGTTCAGTACTCCGCGGGTGCTGGGTGTGGACGACTTCGCGATCCGTCGCGGCCAGACCTATTCCACCGTGCTGACCAGCGTCGAAGACCATCGCGTGGTCGATGTTCTCCCGACGCGTGAAGCCGGGCCGCTGGCCGCGTGGCTGGACCGCCACCCTGGCGTGGAGATCATCTGCCGGGACCGGGCAAGCGCCTACGCCGAGGGCGCCCGGCGCGGTGCCCCCGACGCTCTGCAGGTCGCTGACCGGTTCCATCTGTGGCAGGGCCTCGGCCGGGCCGTGGAGACCTGCGTCGCCGCCCATCGCGACTGCTTGCGCAACCCGATGCCCAGCGGCATCCTGCCGCAGGACACCCCACCGGCTTCGGCTCGGCCGCAGAACGACGCGGAGCCCGTCGGCCGGCGGGCCGAGCGCAAGAAGGCCGCACACGCCCTGGTCCACGAGATGCTCGCCCAGGGCCACTCACGCCGGGCGATCGCCCGGCACCTGGGCTGGGGTCTCAACACCGTCCTCCGGTACGCGAACGCTGCACGCTGGCAGGACACCATCCGCGAGAACCGGCCCCGGCCCAGCAGGCTGGATCCCTACAAGCCGTACCTGGAACGACGTTTTACGGAGGGATGCACCAGCGTCACCCGGCTCCACGGCGAGCTGGTCGCCGAGCGGGCTCCCGTCACCTACGGCATGGTCCGAGCGCACATCGCCACCTTGCGCGGGGCTCCGTCCGCAGCATCGCGGCGGCCGCCGACGGTACGGCAGGTGACCGGCTGGCTCACCCGCCACCCCGCCGCCCTGAGCGAGGAGGACCGCGTCGGCCTGAAGGACGTCCTGGCCCGCTGTCCCGAACTGGACACGGCCGCCGGACACGTCCGCGATTTCGGCGAGATGCTCACCGGCCGCCTCGGCGCTACGCTCCCTGTCTGGATCGACGCAGTCGATGCCAGCCAGCTACCCGGGCTCACCGGCTTCGCACTCCACCTGCTCCGAGACCTCGACGCCGTGACCGCCGGCCTCACCTTGGACTGGAGCTCGGGCAGCATCGAGGGCGCCGTGAACCGCATCAAAAAGATCAAGAGACAGCTCTATGGCCGCGCTGGATTCGAACTCCTACGCAAGATGATCTTGCTTCAGTAG
- a CDS encoding bifunctional lytic transglycosylase/C40 family peptidase, whose protein sequence is MKAATTGCLLAVLAVPVAALIVVAGLLTAAGAVPGHGEAGMKGVPPEFEPWIRRAVAECEHPELTPALMAAQLYHESGFSTSRSTVSWADAKGPAQFIHGTWLTWGRDEDGKNGADPFDVADAVTAQGRYMCSLLGDAKNSGYRDDVRRLALAGYNAGWGAVQRYRGVPPKEFARGETYRYVRTIMALIKDFQGTASLSVHGSGAGANALRRAAARLGTPYAYGGGGPGGPSKGFCDEHNGFLRGRCLASSTTGFDCSSLVQYAYWPHTQLPRTAAAQYAATSHRPIARGELRPGDLLFWSHRGGGIYHVGLYAGDGQVLHAPRTGRQVEVVALDKAMPAGDYHGATRA, encoded by the coding sequence ATGAAGGCCGCGACGACGGGGTGTCTGCTGGCGGTGCTGGCCGTGCCCGTGGCCGCCCTGATCGTCGTGGCCGGGCTGCTGACCGCCGCAGGCGCCGTTCCCGGACACGGCGAGGCCGGCATGAAGGGCGTTCCGCCCGAATTCGAGCCATGGATCCGCCGGGCCGTCGCCGAGTGCGAACACCCCGAGCTCACTCCAGCTCTGATGGCCGCTCAGCTCTACCACGAGAGCGGCTTCAGCACCTCCCGCTCCACCGTCAGCTGGGCCGACGCCAAGGGACCAGCCCAGTTCATCCACGGCACCTGGCTCACCTGGGGCCGCGACGAAGACGGCAAGAACGGGGCCGACCCCTTCGACGTCGCGGACGCCGTCACGGCACAAGGCAGATACATGTGCTCCCTGCTCGGCGACGCCAAGAACTCCGGCTACCGCGACGACGTACGCCGACTCGCACTCGCCGGGTACAACGCGGGCTGGGGCGCCGTCCAGCGCTACCGCGGCGTCCCACCGAAGGAGTTCGCCCGGGGAGAGACCTACCGCTACGTGCGCACCATCATGGCGCTGATCAAGGACTTCCAGGGCACGGCCTCACTGTCGGTTCACGGCAGCGGGGCGGGCGCGAACGCGCTGCGCCGGGCAGCAGCCCGGCTCGGCACCCCGTACGCGTACGGCGGCGGCGGACCGGGCGGACCGTCGAAAGGCTTCTGCGACGAGCACAACGGGTTCCTGCGCGGGCGGTGCCTGGCCTCCAGCACGACGGGCTTCGACTGCAGCAGCCTGGTGCAGTACGCGTACTGGCCTCACACCCAGCTCCCCCGCACAGCCGCCGCCCAGTACGCGGCCACCTCCCACCGGCCCATCGCCCGCGGCGAGCTGCGCCCCGGAGACCTGCTGTTCTGGTCCCACCGCGGCGGCGGCATCTACCACGTCGGGCTCTACGCCGGAGACGGCCAGGTCCTCCACGCCCCACGCACCGGCCGCCAGGTTGAAGTTGTCGCCCTCGACAAGGCGATGCCTGCGGGCGACTACCACGGAGCAACCCGGGCGTAG
- a CDS encoding DUF4262 domain-containing protein, with protein sequence MTDDPFQCRCVLCHDYGDRDEADRMDLTIIEHVQQHGWHVVMVPEDEIGPGFAYTIGLAHTHGGPELAMFGLDVHAMHRMLNTLGEKSAAGETLADGQSHPDVVDGHRVALRQVDRGWYRTFFGQAIGFYRRPPLPVLQVAWPDPEDRFHWDEQADVRHRESQPQLWLPPSDHPVGIWTAEL encoded by the coding sequence ATGACTGATGATCCGTTCCAGTGCCGCTGTGTCCTCTGTCATGACTACGGTGACCGGGACGAAGCGGACCGCATGGATCTGACGATCATCGAGCATGTGCAGCAGCACGGATGGCACGTCGTGATGGTTCCCGAAGACGAGATCGGCCCTGGATTCGCCTACACCATCGGCCTCGCGCACACTCACGGCGGACCTGAACTCGCCATGTTCGGGCTCGATGTCCACGCCATGCACCGCATGCTCAACACCCTCGGAGAGAAGTCCGCTGCAGGCGAAACACTGGCGGACGGCCAGAGCCATCCTGATGTTGTCGACGGTCATCGAGTCGCGCTCAGGCAGGTTGATCGCGGCTGGTACCGGACCTTCTTCGGACAGGCCATCGGGTTCTACCGGCGGCCACCTCTCCCCGTGCTGCAAGTCGCGTGGCCTGATCCCGAGGACCGTTTCCACTGGGATGAGCAGGCTGACGTAAGGCATCGCGAGTCACAGCCTCAGTTGTGGCTGCCTCCGAGTGACCATCCTGTCGGGATCTGGACGGCCGAACTCTGA